A region of Homo sapiens chromosome 17, GRCh38.p14 Primary Assembly DNA encodes the following proteins:
- the PLEKHH3 gene encoding pleckstrin homology domain-containing family H member 3 isoform X3, with protein sequence MPLPGGLWWLLCCRRGFTLLHRDYGDGELSGDGDEDEDEETFELRTPSPAGGGRGGSVEEGKMRRRGCLGAWQNELTSPVSKMGKLRPGDGKRLAQGSTGPLEVTLTQPVRSGPVSNRLQSWEETWSLIPEKGLPEDDPDIVVKGWLYREPRGGGARPWLPPRRAWFVLTRDSLDQFSSSGKGARRLGSLVLTSLCSVTGPERRRKETGLWSVTVSGRKHSVRLCSPRQAEAERWGVALREVIASKAPLETPTQLLLRDIQESCGDPEAVALIYLRNPILRHTSGALYAPLLPLPYGVSAPGPGYAPLREEAVRLFLALQALEGARRPGPLMQGVLQTCRDLPALRDELFLQLAKQTSGPAGPPGLPATQDPAALRYWQLLTCMSCTFRPGGAVRGHLLGHLERTEQALPDSELAEYARFIRKALGRTRGRELVPSLAEISALSQRQELLCTVHCPGAGACAVAIDSHTTAGEVARELVGRLGLARSRNAFALYEQRGAQERALAGGTLVADVLTRFENLAAEEAGLEDSPDSGWRLCLRLHGPLHPEGLSPDGHELPFLFEQAHALLLRGRPPPPDDTLRALAALRLQSLQRDFSPRVPLPRLDRLLPPPAPPREDPPRPTPRPPPSAALLAGALWSPGLAKRRAERARRGGAGRTAGSIAREGGGGAGTAAAVLGGWKRLRGMGRAEAMAAYLALAAQCPGFGAARYDVLELSTEPGRGAPQKLCLGLGAKAMSLSRPGETEPIHSVSYGHVAACQLMGPHTLALRVGESQLLLQSPQVEEIMQLVNAYLANPSPERPCSSSSPPCQDLPDTSPPSQRPGLDEPQGQSGCLGQLQD encoded by the exons ATGCCTCTCCCCGGGGGACTATGGTGGCTTCTCTGCTGCCGTCGAGGCTTCACTCTTCTGCACCGGGACTACGGGGACGGCGAGCTTAGCGGGGACGGGGACGAGGACGAGGACGAGGAAACCTTTGAGCTGCGGACCCCGAGTCCAGCGGGCGGCGGGAGG GGAGGCAGTGTGGAAGAAGGGAAAATGAGGAGGAGAGGGTGCCTTGGAGCCTGGCAGAACGAGCTCACCTCTCCTGTTTcaaagatggggaaactaaggcccGGAGACGGgaagagacttgcccaaggttccACA GGTCCCCTGGAAGTGACGCTGACTCAGCCAGTGAGGAGCGGGCCTGTCTCCAACAG gctgcagagctGGGAGGAGACTTGGAGCCTCATCCCGGAGAAAGGGCTGCCGGAGGACGACCCGGACATCGTTGTGAAAG GTTGGCTGTACCGGGAGCCCCGCGGAGGAGGGGCGCGGCCCTGGCTGCCCCCGCGCCGAGCCTGGTTTGTGCTCACGCGGGACTCCCTGGATCAGTTCAGCAGCAGCGGGAAAGGGGCGCGGCGTCTCGGGAGCCTCGTGCTCACCAGCCTGTGCTCGGTGACCGGCCCAGAGCGCAGGCGTAAGGAGACAG GTCTGTGGTCAGTGACTGTGTCTGGTCGGAAACACAGTGTCCGCCTCTGCTCCCCACGCCAGGCAGAGGCTGAGCGCTGGGGGGTGGCATTGCGGGAAGTGATCGCCTCCAAGGCACCCCTGGAGACCCCCACCCAGCTACTGCTCAGGGACATACAG GAAAGTTGCGGGGACCCAGAGGCCGTTGCCCTCATTTACCTGAGGAACCCGATTCTGAGACACACTAGTGGAGCCTTGTATGCCCCACTCCTGCCCCTGCCCTATGGAGTCAGCGCCCCAG GTCCGGGCTATGCACCCCTGCGCGAGGAGGCGGTGCGGCTGTTCTTGGCGCTGCAGGCGCTGGAGGGGGCGCGGCGCCCCGGGCCCTTGATGCAGGGTGTGCTCCAAACCTGCCGGGACTTGCCCGCGCTCCGGGATGAACTCTTCCTGCAGCTGGCTAAGCAGACCTCGGGCCCTGCAGGTCCCCCCGGGCTCCCGGCTACCCAAGACCCTGCGGCCCTGCGGTACTGGCAACTCCTCACCTGCATGAGCTGCACCTTCCGACCTGGGGGAGCTGTGCGGGGGCACCTCCTGGGGCACTTGGAGAG GACCGAGCAGGCACTCCCGGACTCGGAACTGGCGGAATATGCGCGCTTCATCCGGAAAGCGCTGGGCCGGACGCGCGGCAGAGAGCTGGTGCCCTCGCTGGCGGAGATTTCCGCGTTGAGCCAACGGCAGGAGCTGCTGTGTACCGTGCACTGTCCGGGGGCTGGTGCCTGTGCTGTGGCCATCGACTCCCACACCACGGCGGGGGAG GTGGCTCGAGAGCTGGTGGGGCGGCTGGGCTTGGCCCGGAGCCGCAACGCATTCGCGCTGTACGAGCAGCGAGGGGCCCAGGAGCGAGCCCTGGCTGGGGGGACCCTCGTGGCCGACGTGCTCACCAGGTTTGAGAA CTTGGCCGCGGAGGAAGCTGGGTTGGAGGACTCGCCCGACTCCGGGTGGAGACTATGTCTGCGTCTTCACGGACCTCTGCACCCTGAGGGGCTGTCCCCAGACGGTCACGAACTGCCTTTCCTCTTTGAGCAG GCTCACGCTCTGCTGCTGCGGGGCCGGCCGCCCCCACCCGACGACACGCTGCGCGCCCTGGCGGCGCTGCGCCTGCAGAGCCTGCAGCGGGACTTCTCTCCGCGGGTGCCCCTGCCCCGCCTGGACCGCCTGCtcccgcccccggccccgccgCGCGAAGACCCGCCCCGCCCGACCCCCAGGCCGCCCCCTTCCGCTGCCCTGCTGGCCGGGGCGCTCTGGAGCCCGGGCCTGGCCAAGAGGCGGGCGGAGCGGGCCCGGCGCGGCGGGGCCGGCCGCACTGCGGGAAGCATTGCCCGCGAGGGAGGAGGCGGCGCCGGCACGGCAGCTGCCGTGCTGGGCGGCTGGAAGCGGCTACGGGGCATGGGCCGAGCTGAGGCCATGGCCGCCTACCTGGCCCTGGCGGCGCAGTGTCCGGGGTTCGGCGCTGCTCGGTATGACGTTCTGGAGCTGAGCACG GAGCCTGGTCGGGGTGCTCCACAGAAGCTGTGCCTGGGCTTGGGAGCCAAGGCCATGTCCCTCTCCCGGCCAGGGGAGACGGAGCCCATCCACAGTGTCAGCTATGGCCATGTGGCCGCCTGCCAGCTAATGGGCCCCCACACCCTGGCCTTGAGGGTGGGAGAGAGCCAGCTCCTCCTGCAGAGCCCCCAG GTGGAAGAGATCATGCAGCTGGTGAATGCCTACTTGGCCAACCCCTCCCCCGAGAGGCCCTGCAGCAGCTCTTCTCCTCCATGCCAAGACCTGCCAGACACCTCCCCTCCCAGCCAGCGCCCGGGCCTGGACGAGCCCCAGGGACAGTCTGGCTGCTTGGGGCAGCTGCAGGACTGA
- the PLEKHH3 gene encoding pleckstrin homology domain-containing family H member 3 isoform X1, giving the protein MCLWASRCRLGAIHLLGALRQGRRHAWPDLALPLPSPLGPRPIPSPSASASAEECGEAGWAARTPGSPSAPSSQVRRPDARAPAAETWTRGRSHPRIGGGSVEEGKMRRRGCLGAWQNELTSPVSKMGKLRPGDGKRLAQGSTGPLEVTLTQPVRSGPVSNRLQSWEETWSLIPEKGLPEDDPDIVVKGWLYREPRGGGARPWLPPRRAWFVLTRDSLDQFSSSGKGARRLGSLVLTSLCSVTGPERRRKETGLWSVTVSGRKHSVRLCSPRQAEAERWGVALREVIASKAPLETPTQLLLRDIQESCGDPEAVALIYLRNPILRHTSGALYAPLLPLPYGVSAPGPGYAPLREEAVRLFLALQALEGARRPGPLMQGVLQTCRDLPALRDELFLQLAKQTSGPAGPPGLPATQDPAALRYWQLLTCMSCTFRPGGAVRGHLLGHLERTEQALPDSELAEYARFIRKALGRTRGRELVPSLAEISALSQRQELLCTVHCPGAGACAVAIDSHTTAGEVARELVGRLGLARSRNAFALYEQRGAQERALAGGTLVADVLTRFENLAAEEAGLEDSPDSGWRLCLRLHGPLHPEGLSPDGHELPFLFEQAHALLLRGRPPPPDDTLRALAALRLQSLQRDFSPRVPLPRLDRLLPPPAPPREDPPRPTPRPPPSAALLAGALWSPGLAKRRAERARRGGAGRTAGSIAREGGGGAGTAAAVLGGWKRLRGMGRAEAMAAYLALAAQCPGFGAARYDVLELSTEPGRGAPQKLCLGLGAKAMSLSRPGETEPIHSVSYGHVAACQLMGPHTLALRVGESQLLLQSPQVEEIMQLVNAYLANPSPERPCSSSSPPCQDLPDTSPPSQRPGLDEPQGQSGCLGQLQD; this is encoded by the exons ATGTGCCTGTGGGCCTCCCGCTGCAGGCTGGGCGCTATCCACCTGCTGGGGGCCCTGAGGCAGGGGAGGCGTCACGCGTGGCCCGACCTGGCCCTGCCTCTCCCTTCCCCGCTGGGCCCGCGTCCCATCCCGTCTCCTTCCGCCTCCGCCAGCGCCGAGGAATGTGGCGAGGCCGGCTGGGCGGCTCGAACGCCTGGGTCCCCCTCCGCTCCCAGTTCGCAAGTGCGGAGGCCAGATGCGAGAGCTCCCGCTGCGGAGACCTGGACGAGGGGGAGAAGTCATCCCAGGATTGGG GGAGGCAGTGTGGAAGAAGGGAAAATGAGGAGGAGAGGGTGCCTTGGAGCCTGGCAGAACGAGCTCACCTCTCCTGTTTcaaagatggggaaactaaggcccGGAGACGGgaagagacttgcccaaggttccACA GGTCCCCTGGAAGTGACGCTGACTCAGCCAGTGAGGAGCGGGCCTGTCTCCAACAG gctgcagagctGGGAGGAGACTTGGAGCCTCATCCCGGAGAAAGGGCTGCCGGAGGACGACCCGGACATCGTTGTGAAAG GTTGGCTGTACCGGGAGCCCCGCGGAGGAGGGGCGCGGCCCTGGCTGCCCCCGCGCCGAGCCTGGTTTGTGCTCACGCGGGACTCCCTGGATCAGTTCAGCAGCAGCGGGAAAGGGGCGCGGCGTCTCGGGAGCCTCGTGCTCACCAGCCTGTGCTCGGTGACCGGCCCAGAGCGCAGGCGTAAGGAGACAG GTCTGTGGTCAGTGACTGTGTCTGGTCGGAAACACAGTGTCCGCCTCTGCTCCCCACGCCAGGCAGAGGCTGAGCGCTGGGGGGTGGCATTGCGGGAAGTGATCGCCTCCAAGGCACCCCTGGAGACCCCCACCCAGCTACTGCTCAGGGACATACAG GAAAGTTGCGGGGACCCAGAGGCCGTTGCCCTCATTTACCTGAGGAACCCGATTCTGAGACACACTAGTGGAGCCTTGTATGCCCCACTCCTGCCCCTGCCCTATGGAGTCAGCGCCCCAG GTCCGGGCTATGCACCCCTGCGCGAGGAGGCGGTGCGGCTGTTCTTGGCGCTGCAGGCGCTGGAGGGGGCGCGGCGCCCCGGGCCCTTGATGCAGGGTGTGCTCCAAACCTGCCGGGACTTGCCCGCGCTCCGGGATGAACTCTTCCTGCAGCTGGCTAAGCAGACCTCGGGCCCTGCAGGTCCCCCCGGGCTCCCGGCTACCCAAGACCCTGCGGCCCTGCGGTACTGGCAACTCCTCACCTGCATGAGCTGCACCTTCCGACCTGGGGGAGCTGTGCGGGGGCACCTCCTGGGGCACTTGGAGAG GACCGAGCAGGCACTCCCGGACTCGGAACTGGCGGAATATGCGCGCTTCATCCGGAAAGCGCTGGGCCGGACGCGCGGCAGAGAGCTGGTGCCCTCGCTGGCGGAGATTTCCGCGTTGAGCCAACGGCAGGAGCTGCTGTGTACCGTGCACTGTCCGGGGGCTGGTGCCTGTGCTGTGGCCATCGACTCCCACACCACGGCGGGGGAG GTGGCTCGAGAGCTGGTGGGGCGGCTGGGCTTGGCCCGGAGCCGCAACGCATTCGCGCTGTACGAGCAGCGAGGGGCCCAGGAGCGAGCCCTGGCTGGGGGGACCCTCGTGGCCGACGTGCTCACCAGGTTTGAGAA CTTGGCCGCGGAGGAAGCTGGGTTGGAGGACTCGCCCGACTCCGGGTGGAGACTATGTCTGCGTCTTCACGGACCTCTGCACCCTGAGGGGCTGTCCCCAGACGGTCACGAACTGCCTTTCCTCTTTGAGCAG GCTCACGCTCTGCTGCTGCGGGGCCGGCCGCCCCCACCCGACGACACGCTGCGCGCCCTGGCGGCGCTGCGCCTGCAGAGCCTGCAGCGGGACTTCTCTCCGCGGGTGCCCCTGCCCCGCCTGGACCGCCTGCtcccgcccccggccccgccgCGCGAAGACCCGCCCCGCCCGACCCCCAGGCCGCCCCCTTCCGCTGCCCTGCTGGCCGGGGCGCTCTGGAGCCCGGGCCTGGCCAAGAGGCGGGCGGAGCGGGCCCGGCGCGGCGGGGCCGGCCGCACTGCGGGAAGCATTGCCCGCGAGGGAGGAGGCGGCGCCGGCACGGCAGCTGCCGTGCTGGGCGGCTGGAAGCGGCTACGGGGCATGGGCCGAGCTGAGGCCATGGCCGCCTACCTGGCCCTGGCGGCGCAGTGTCCGGGGTTCGGCGCTGCTCGGTATGACGTTCTGGAGCTGAGCACG GAGCCTGGTCGGGGTGCTCCACAGAAGCTGTGCCTGGGCTTGGGAGCCAAGGCCATGTCCCTCTCCCGGCCAGGGGAGACGGAGCCCATCCACAGTGTCAGCTATGGCCATGTGGCCGCCTGCCAGCTAATGGGCCCCCACACCCTGGCCTTGAGGGTGGGAGAGAGCCAGCTCCTCCTGCAGAGCCCCCAG GTGGAAGAGATCATGCAGCTGGTGAATGCCTACTTGGCCAACCCCTCCCCCGAGAGGCCCTGCAGCAGCTCTTCTCCTCCATGCCAAGACCTGCCAGACACCTCCCCTCCCAGCCAGCGCCCGGGCCTGGACGAGCCCCAGGGACAGTCTGGCTGCTTGGGGCAGCTGCAGGACTGA
- the PLEKHH3 gene encoding pleckstrin homology domain-containing family H member 3 isoform 2 precursor (isoform 2 precursor is encoded by transcript variant 4): MPLPGGLWWLLCCRRGFTLLHRDYGDGELSGDGDEDEDEETFELRTPSPAGGGRGPLEVTLTQPVRSGPVSNRLQSWEETWSLIPEKGLPEDDPDIVVKGWLYREPRGGGARPWLPPRRAWFVLTRDSLDQFSSSGKGARRLGSLVLTSLCSVTGPERRRKETGLWSVTVSGRKHSVRLCSPRQAEAERWGVALREVIASKAPLETPTQLLLRDIQESCGDPEAVALIYLRNPILRHTSGALYAPLLPLPYGVSAPGPGYAPLREEAVRLFLALQALEGARRPGPLMQGVLQTCRDLPALRDELFLQLAKQTSGPAGPPGLPATQDPAALRYWQLLTCMSCTFRPGGAVRGHLLGHLERTEQALPDSELAEYARFIRKALGRTRGRELVPSLAEISALSQRQELLCTVHCPGAGACAVAIDSHTTAGEVARELVGRLGLARSRNAFALYEQRGAQERALAGGTLVADVLTSLAAEEAGLEDSPDSGWRLCLRLHGPLHPEGLSPDGHELPFLFEQAHALLLRGRPPPPDDTLRALAALRLQSLQRDFSPRVPLPRLDRLLPPPAPPREDPPRPTPRPPPSAALLAGALWSPGLAKRRAERARRGGAGRTAGSIAREGGGGAGTAAAVLGGWKRLRGMGRAEAMAAYLALAAQCPGFGAARYDVLELSTEPGRGAPQKLCLGLGAKAMSLSRPGETEPIHSVSYGHVAACQLMGPHTLALRVGESQLLLQSPQVEEIMQLVNAYLANPSPERPCSSSSPPCQDLPDTSPPSQRPGLDEPQGQSGCLGQLQD; the protein is encoded by the exons ATGCCTCTCCCCGGGGGACTATGGTGGCTTCTCTGCTGCCGTCGAGGCTTCACTCTTCTGCACCGGGACTACGGGGACGGCGAGCTTAGCGGGGACGGGGACGAGGACGAGGACGAGGAAACCTTTGAGCTGCGGACCCCGAGTCCAGCGGGCGGCGGGAGG GGTCCCCTGGAAGTGACGCTGACTCAGCCAGTGAGGAGCGGGCCTGTCTCCAACAG gctgcagagctGGGAGGAGACTTGGAGCCTCATCCCGGAGAAAGGGCTGCCGGAGGACGACCCGGACATCGTTGTGAAAG GTTGGCTGTACCGGGAGCCCCGCGGAGGAGGGGCGCGGCCCTGGCTGCCCCCGCGCCGAGCCTGGTTTGTGCTCACGCGGGACTCCCTGGATCAGTTCAGCAGCAGCGGGAAAGGGGCGCGGCGTCTCGGGAGCCTCGTGCTCACCAGCCTGTGCTCGGTGACCGGCCCAGAGCGCAGGCGTAAGGAGACAG GTCTGTGGTCAGTGACTGTGTCTGGTCGGAAACACAGTGTCCGCCTCTGCTCCCCACGCCAGGCAGAGGCTGAGCGCTGGGGGGTGGCATTGCGGGAAGTGATCGCCTCCAAGGCACCCCTGGAGACCCCCACCCAGCTACTGCTCAGGGACATACAG GAAAGTTGCGGGGACCCAGAGGCCGTTGCCCTCATTTACCTGAGGAACCCGATTCTGAGACACACTAGTGGAGCCTTGTATGCCCCACTCCTGCCCCTGCCCTATGGAGTCAGCGCCCCAG GTCCGGGCTATGCACCCCTGCGCGAGGAGGCGGTGCGGCTGTTCTTGGCGCTGCAGGCGCTGGAGGGGGCGCGGCGCCCCGGGCCCTTGATGCAGGGTGTGCTCCAAACCTGCCGGGACTTGCCCGCGCTCCGGGATGAACTCTTCCTGCAGCTGGCTAAGCAGACCTCGGGCCCTGCAGGTCCCCCCGGGCTCCCGGCTACCCAAGACCCTGCGGCCCTGCGGTACTGGCAACTCCTCACCTGCATGAGCTGCACCTTCCGACCTGGGGGAGCTGTGCGGGGGCACCTCCTGGGGCACTTGGAGAG GACCGAGCAGGCACTCCCGGACTCGGAACTGGCGGAATATGCGCGCTTCATCCGGAAAGCGCTGGGCCGGACGCGCGGCAGAGAGCTGGTGCCCTCGCTGGCGGAGATTTCCGCGTTGAGCCAACGGCAGGAGCTGCTGTGTACCGTGCACTGTCCGGGGGCTGGTGCCTGTGCTGTGGCCATCGACTCCCACACCACGGCGGGGGAG GTGGCTCGAGAGCTGGTGGGGCGGCTGGGCTTGGCCCGGAGCCGCAACGCATTCGCGCTGTACGAGCAGCGAGGGGCCCAGGAGCGAGCCCTGGCTGGGGGGACCCTCGTGGCCGACGTGCTCACCAG CTTGGCCGCGGAGGAAGCTGGGTTGGAGGACTCGCCCGACTCCGGGTGGAGACTATGTCTGCGTCTTCACGGACCTCTGCACCCTGAGGGGCTGTCCCCAGACGGTCACGAACTGCCTTTCCTCTTTGAGCAG GCTCACGCTCTGCTGCTGCGGGGCCGGCCGCCCCCACCCGACGACACGCTGCGCGCCCTGGCGGCGCTGCGCCTGCAGAGCCTGCAGCGGGACTTCTCTCCGCGGGTGCCCCTGCCCCGCCTGGACCGCCTGCtcccgcccccggccccgccgCGCGAAGACCCGCCCCGCCCGACCCCCAGGCCGCCCCCTTCCGCTGCCCTGCTGGCCGGGGCGCTCTGGAGCCCGGGCCTGGCCAAGAGGCGGGCGGAGCGGGCCCGGCGCGGCGGGGCCGGCCGCACTGCGGGAAGCATTGCCCGCGAGGGAGGAGGCGGCGCCGGCACGGCAGCTGCCGTGCTGGGCGGCTGGAAGCGGCTACGGGGCATGGGCCGAGCTGAGGCCATGGCCGCCTACCTGGCCCTGGCGGCGCAGTGTCCGGGGTTCGGCGCTGCTCGGTATGACGTTCTGGAGCTGAGCACG GAGCCTGGTCGGGGTGCTCCACAGAAGCTGTGCCTGGGCTTGGGAGCCAAGGCCATGTCCCTCTCCCGGCCAGGGGAGACGGAGCCCATCCACAGTGTCAGCTATGGCCATGTGGCCGCCTGCCAGCTAATGGGCCCCCACACCCTGGCCTTGAGGGTGGGAGAGAGCCAGCTCCTCCTGCAGAGCCCCCAG GTGGAAGAGATCATGCAGCTGGTGAATGCCTACTTGGCCAACCCCTCCCCCGAGAGGCCCTGCAGCAGCTCTTCTCCTCCATGCCAAGACCTGCCAGACACCTCCCCTCCCAGCCAGCGCCCGGGCCTGGACGAGCCCCAGGGACAGTCTGGCTGCTTGGGGCAGCTGCAGGACTGA
- the PLEKHH3 gene encoding pleckstrin homology domain-containing family H member 3 isoform 1 precursor (isoform 1 precursor is encoded by transcript variant 1): MPLPGGLWWLLCCRRGFTLLHRDYGDGELSGDGDEDEDEETFELRTPSPAGGGRGPLEVTLTQPVRSGPVSNRLQSWEETWSLIPEKGLPEDDPDIVVKGWLYREPRGGGARPWLPPRRAWFVLTRDSLDQFSSSGKGARRLGSLVLTSLCSVTGPERRRKETGLWSVTVSGRKHSVRLCSPRQAEAERWGVALREVIASKAPLETPTQLLLRDIQESCGDPEAVALIYLRNPILRHTSGALYAPLLPLPYGVSAPGPGYAPLREEAVRLFLALQALEGARRPGPLMQGVLQTCRDLPALRDELFLQLAKQTSGPAGPPGLPATQDPAALRYWQLLTCMSCTFRPGGAVRGHLLGHLERTEQALPDSELAEYARFIRKALGRTRGRELVPSLAEISALSQRQELLCTVHCPGAGACAVAIDSHTTAGEVARELVGRLGLARSRNAFALYEQRGAQERALAGGTLVADVLTRFENLAAEEAGLEDSPDSGWRLCLRLHGPLHPEGLSPDGHELPFLFEQAHALLLRGRPPPPDDTLRALAALRLQSLQRDFSPRVPLPRLDRLLPPPAPPREDPPRPTPRPPPSAALLAGALWSPGLAKRRAERARRGGAGRTAGSIAREGGGGAGTAAAVLGGWKRLRGMGRAEAMAAYLALAAQCPGFGAARYDVLELSTEPGRGAPQKLCLGLGAKAMSLSRPGETEPIHSVSYGHVAACQLMGPHTLALRVGESQLLLQSPQVEEIMQLVNAYLANPSPERPCSSSSPPCQDLPDTSPPSQRPGLDEPQGQSGCLGQLQD, translated from the exons ATGCCTCTCCCCGGGGGACTATGGTGGCTTCTCTGCTGCCGTCGAGGCTTCACTCTTCTGCACCGGGACTACGGGGACGGCGAGCTTAGCGGGGACGGGGACGAGGACGAGGACGAGGAAACCTTTGAGCTGCGGACCCCGAGTCCAGCGGGCGGCGGGAGG GGTCCCCTGGAAGTGACGCTGACTCAGCCAGTGAGGAGCGGGCCTGTCTCCAACAG gctgcagagctGGGAGGAGACTTGGAGCCTCATCCCGGAGAAAGGGCTGCCGGAGGACGACCCGGACATCGTTGTGAAAG GTTGGCTGTACCGGGAGCCCCGCGGAGGAGGGGCGCGGCCCTGGCTGCCCCCGCGCCGAGCCTGGTTTGTGCTCACGCGGGACTCCCTGGATCAGTTCAGCAGCAGCGGGAAAGGGGCGCGGCGTCTCGGGAGCCTCGTGCTCACCAGCCTGTGCTCGGTGACCGGCCCAGAGCGCAGGCGTAAGGAGACAG GTCTGTGGTCAGTGACTGTGTCTGGTCGGAAACACAGTGTCCGCCTCTGCTCCCCACGCCAGGCAGAGGCTGAGCGCTGGGGGGTGGCATTGCGGGAAGTGATCGCCTCCAAGGCACCCCTGGAGACCCCCACCCAGCTACTGCTCAGGGACATACAG GAAAGTTGCGGGGACCCAGAGGCCGTTGCCCTCATTTACCTGAGGAACCCGATTCTGAGACACACTAGTGGAGCCTTGTATGCCCCACTCCTGCCCCTGCCCTATGGAGTCAGCGCCCCAG GTCCGGGCTATGCACCCCTGCGCGAGGAGGCGGTGCGGCTGTTCTTGGCGCTGCAGGCGCTGGAGGGGGCGCGGCGCCCCGGGCCCTTGATGCAGGGTGTGCTCCAAACCTGCCGGGACTTGCCCGCGCTCCGGGATGAACTCTTCCTGCAGCTGGCTAAGCAGACCTCGGGCCCTGCAGGTCCCCCCGGGCTCCCGGCTACCCAAGACCCTGCGGCCCTGCGGTACTGGCAACTCCTCACCTGCATGAGCTGCACCTTCCGACCTGGGGGAGCTGTGCGGGGGCACCTCCTGGGGCACTTGGAGAG GACCGAGCAGGCACTCCCGGACTCGGAACTGGCGGAATATGCGCGCTTCATCCGGAAAGCGCTGGGCCGGACGCGCGGCAGAGAGCTGGTGCCCTCGCTGGCGGAGATTTCCGCGTTGAGCCAACGGCAGGAGCTGCTGTGTACCGTGCACTGTCCGGGGGCTGGTGCCTGTGCTGTGGCCATCGACTCCCACACCACGGCGGGGGAG GTGGCTCGAGAGCTGGTGGGGCGGCTGGGCTTGGCCCGGAGCCGCAACGCATTCGCGCTGTACGAGCAGCGAGGGGCCCAGGAGCGAGCCCTGGCTGGGGGGACCCTCGTGGCCGACGTGCTCACCAGGTTTGAGAA CTTGGCCGCGGAGGAAGCTGGGTTGGAGGACTCGCCCGACTCCGGGTGGAGACTATGTCTGCGTCTTCACGGACCTCTGCACCCTGAGGGGCTGTCCCCAGACGGTCACGAACTGCCTTTCCTCTTTGAGCAG GCTCACGCTCTGCTGCTGCGGGGCCGGCCGCCCCCACCCGACGACACGCTGCGCGCCCTGGCGGCGCTGCGCCTGCAGAGCCTGCAGCGGGACTTCTCTCCGCGGGTGCCCCTGCCCCGCCTGGACCGCCTGCtcccgcccccggccccgccgCGCGAAGACCCGCCCCGCCCGACCCCCAGGCCGCCCCCTTCCGCTGCCCTGCTGGCCGGGGCGCTCTGGAGCCCGGGCCTGGCCAAGAGGCGGGCGGAGCGGGCCCGGCGCGGCGGGGCCGGCCGCACTGCGGGAAGCATTGCCCGCGAGGGAGGAGGCGGCGCCGGCACGGCAGCTGCCGTGCTGGGCGGCTGGAAGCGGCTACGGGGCATGGGCCGAGCTGAGGCCATGGCCGCCTACCTGGCCCTGGCGGCGCAGTGTCCGGGGTTCGGCGCTGCTCGGTATGACGTTCTGGAGCTGAGCACG GAGCCTGGTCGGGGTGCTCCACAGAAGCTGTGCCTGGGCTTGGGAGCCAAGGCCATGTCCCTCTCCCGGCCAGGGGAGACGGAGCCCATCCACAGTGTCAGCTATGGCCATGTGGCCGCCTGCCAGCTAATGGGCCCCCACACCCTGGCCTTGAGGGTGGGAGAGAGCCAGCTCCTCCTGCAGAGCCCCCAG GTGGAAGAGATCATGCAGCTGGTGAATGCCTACTTGGCCAACCCCTCCCCCGAGAGGCCCTGCAGCAGCTCTTCTCCTCCATGCCAAGACCTGCCAGACACCTCCCCTCCCAGCCAGCGCCCGGGCCTGGACGAGCCCCAGGGACAGTCTGGCTGCTTGGGGCAGCTGCAGGACTGA